The following coding sequences lie in one Nocardioides sambongensis genomic window:
- the acs gene encoding acetate--CoA ligase: protein MSDQSTPSQTEQTLANLLKEDRRFEPPAALAAEANVKADAYDEAAADSDAFWATQAERLSWDKKWDQVLDWSNAPFAKWFVGGTLNASYNCVDRHVEAGNGDKVAIHWVGEPVDDTRDITYAQLKDEVSQAANALTDLGVGTGDRVAIYMPMIPEAIVAMLACARLGAPHTVVFGGFSADALASRIDDCGAKVVVTADGGYRRGAPSALKPAVDEARTKTDKVEKVLVVRRTGQDLGENGWDDAVDVWWHDAVGSASTEHACEAFDSEHPLYVMYTSGTTGKPKGILHTTGGYLTGAAYTHNAVFDLKPETDVYWCTADIGWVTGHSYIVYGPLANGVTQVLYEGTPDSPERGRWWQIIADYKVTLFYTAPTAIRSFMKQGPDVPDRFDMSSLRILGSVGEPINPEAYVWYRHVIGGDRTPVVDTWWQTETGAVMISPLPGVTAGKPGSAMTAIPGISADVVDDEGNSVPNGSGGYLVVTKPWPSMLRTIWGDDDRYVDTYWSRFRKQGFYFAGDGAKKDTDGDIWVLGRVDDVMNVSGHRLSTTEIESALVSHPKVAESAVVGATDPDTGQAVVAYVILREEAGDGGPEIVKELSDHVRREIGPIAKPREIMIVPELPKTRSGKIMRRLLRDVAEKREIGDTQTLADASIMDLISAGQSTSTED, encoded by the coding sequence GTGAGCGACCAGTCCACCCCGAGCCAGACCGAGCAGACCCTTGCGAACCTGCTCAAGGAGGACCGTCGGTTCGAGCCGCCCGCCGCGCTCGCGGCCGAGGCCAACGTGAAGGCGGACGCCTACGACGAGGCCGCCGCCGACTCCGACGCCTTCTGGGCCACCCAGGCCGAGCGCCTCTCCTGGGACAAGAAGTGGGACCAGGTGCTCGACTGGTCGAACGCGCCGTTCGCAAAGTGGTTCGTCGGCGGCACGCTGAACGCCTCCTACAACTGCGTGGACCGGCACGTCGAGGCCGGCAACGGCGACAAGGTCGCCATCCACTGGGTCGGCGAGCCGGTCGACGACACCCGTGACATCACCTACGCGCAGCTGAAGGACGAGGTCTCCCAGGCCGCCAACGCGCTGACCGACCTCGGCGTCGGCACCGGCGACCGGGTCGCGATCTACATGCCGATGATCCCCGAGGCGATCGTCGCGATGCTGGCCTGCGCCCGCCTCGGCGCCCCCCACACCGTGGTCTTCGGCGGCTTCTCCGCCGACGCGCTGGCCTCCCGGATCGACGACTGCGGCGCCAAGGTCGTGGTCACTGCCGACGGCGGCTACCGCCGCGGCGCCCCCTCCGCGCTGAAGCCGGCCGTGGACGAGGCCCGCACCAAGACCGACAAGGTCGAGAAGGTGCTGGTGGTGCGTCGTACCGGGCAGGACCTGGGCGAGAACGGCTGGGACGACGCCGTCGACGTGTGGTGGCACGACGCGGTCGGCTCCGCCTCGACCGAGCACGCCTGCGAGGCGTTCGACTCCGAGCACCCGCTCTACGTCATGTACACCTCCGGCACCACGGGCAAGCCGAAGGGCATCCTGCACACCACCGGTGGCTACCTGACCGGCGCCGCCTACACCCACAACGCGGTCTTCGACCTCAAGCCGGAGACGGACGTCTACTGGTGCACCGCCGACATCGGCTGGGTCACCGGCCACTCCTACATCGTCTACGGACCGCTGGCCAACGGTGTCACCCAGGTGCTCTACGAAGGCACCCCGGACTCCCCCGAGCGGGGCCGCTGGTGGCAGATCATCGCCGACTACAAGGTCACCCTCTTCTACACCGCGCCCACCGCGATCCGGTCGTTCATGAAGCAGGGACCCGACGTGCCGGACCGGTTCGACATGTCGAGCCTGCGGATCCTCGGCTCGGTGGGCGAGCCGATCAATCCCGAGGCCTACGTCTGGTACCGCCACGTCATCGGCGGCGACCGCACCCCGGTGGTGGACACCTGGTGGCAGACCGAGACCGGCGCGGTGATGATCTCCCCGCTCCCCGGCGTCACCGCGGGCAAGCCCGGCTCCGCGATGACCGCGATCCCCGGGATCAGCGCCGACGTGGTCGACGACGAGGGCAACTCGGTGCCGAACGGGTCCGGCGGCTACCTGGTGGTCACCAAGCCGTGGCCGTCCATGCTGCGCACCATCTGGGGCGACGACGACCGCTACGTCGACACCTACTGGTCGCGGTTCCGGAAGCAGGGCTTCTACTTCGCCGGCGACGGCGCGAAGAAGGACACCGACGGGGACATCTGGGTGCTCGGCCGGGTCGACGACGTGATGAACGTGTCCGGCCACCGGCTCTCCACCACCGAGATCGAGTCGGCCCTGGTCTCGCACCCGAAGGTCGCCGAGTCCGCCGTGGTCGGCGCCACCGACCCCGACACCGGCCAGGCCGTGGTCGCCTACGTGATCCTCCGCGAGGAGGCCGGGGACGGTGGGCCGGAGATCGTCAAGGAGCTCTCCGACCACGTCCGCCGCGAGATCGGCCCGATCGCCAAGCCGCGCGAGATCATGATCGTCCCCGAGCTCCCCAAGACCCGCTCGGGCAAGATCATGCGCCGCCTGCTCCGCGACGTCGCCGAGAAGCGCGAGATCGGTGACACCCAGACGTTGGCCGACGCCTCGATCATGGACCTGATCTCCGCCGGCCAGTCCACCTCCACCGAGGACTGA
- a CDS encoding sodium:solute symporter family protein, with translation MSEIQVWTLVFVVLTFSVYIYVAYASRVSDTSGFYVAGGGIPAPANGAAIAADWMSAASFISMAGLIALAYNGYGGSAYLMGWTGGYVLLALLLAPYLRKFGKYTIPDFVGDRYNETARLIAVVCAIVVSLTYVVGQMAGVGVVFGRFLQVDTEVGVLIGMAIVLFYAVLGGMKGITWTQVCQYSVLIVAYLIPAVAISAKITDWPLPQVGFGQILAELEGLQSELGFGSYTDALTGSGQFNMFLLTATLMFGTAGLPHVIVRFYTAKNVRAARYSALWAIFFIALLYTTAPTVAAFAKYNILQTSSAGTLADQSWFDKWADVGLITGVDGGAIVDLNGNGAIDFAGSAGNEVLINNDILVLASPEIGGLPAPIVGLVAAGGLAAALSTASGLLLVISSAVANDVYHKRINPAAPEKRQLLVARISMAVAVLVAGWLGINPPGFAGQVVALAFGLAAASFFPILVLGIFWKKCTAAGAAAGMAVGLAITAAYFVWTLPSESAWFFLGKDPILDIAPVGFGFIGMLVNFAVTIVVSQFTTKPSATMQELVEEIRYPGRTDLVAKHAQGDV, from the coding sequence GTGAGCGAGATCCAAGTCTGGACGCTCGTCTTCGTCGTCCTCACCTTCAGCGTCTACATCTACGTCGCCTACGCCAGCCGGGTCTCCGACACCTCCGGCTTCTACGTCGCCGGCGGCGGCATCCCGGCCCCGGCCAACGGCGCCGCCATCGCCGCGGACTGGATGAGCGCCGCGTCGTTCATCTCCATGGCCGGCCTGATCGCGCTGGCCTACAACGGCTACGGCGGGTCGGCGTACCTGATGGGGTGGACCGGCGGCTACGTGCTGCTGGCGCTGCTCCTCGCGCCGTACCTGCGCAAGTTCGGCAAGTACACGATCCCGGACTTCGTCGGCGACCGCTACAACGAGACCGCCCGGCTGATCGCGGTGGTCTGCGCGATCGTCGTCTCGCTGACCTACGTGGTCGGCCAGATGGCCGGTGTCGGCGTCGTGTTCGGCCGCTTCCTGCAGGTCGACACCGAGGTCGGTGTGCTGATCGGCATGGCGATCGTGCTCTTCTACGCCGTCCTCGGCGGCATGAAGGGCATCACCTGGACCCAGGTCTGCCAGTACTCCGTGCTGATCGTGGCCTACCTGATCCCGGCGGTCGCGATCTCGGCCAAGATCACCGACTGGCCGCTGCCCCAGGTCGGCTTCGGCCAGATCCTGGCCGAGCTCGAGGGTCTCCAGTCCGAGCTGGGCTTCGGCTCCTACACCGACGCACTGACCGGGTCCGGCCAGTTCAACATGTTCCTGCTGACCGCGACCCTGATGTTCGGTACGGCGGGCCTGCCGCACGTGATCGTCCGGTTCTACACGGCCAAGAACGTGCGGGCGGCGCGCTACTCGGCGCTGTGGGCGATCTTCTTCATCGCCCTGCTCTACACCACCGCTCCCACCGTGGCGGCGTTCGCGAAGTACAACATCCTGCAGACGTCCTCGGCCGGAACGCTGGCGGACCAGTCCTGGTTCGACAAGTGGGCCGACGTCGGCCTGATCACCGGCGTGGACGGAGGCGCCATCGTCGACCTCAACGGCAACGGCGCGATCGACTTCGCCGGCAGCGCCGGCAACGAGGTGCTGATCAACAACGACATCCTGGTGCTGGCCTCGCCGGAGATCGGCGGCCTGCCCGCTCCGATCGTCGGCCTGGTGGCGGCGGGCGGCCTGGCGGCCGCACTGTCGACGGCCTCGGGTCTGCTGCTGGTGATCTCCTCGGCGGTCGCCAACGACGTCTACCACAAGCGGATCAACCCGGCGGCCCCCGAGAAGCGGCAGCTGCTGGTCGCCCGGATCTCGATGGCCGTCGCTGTCCTCGTGGCCGGCTGGCTCGGCATCAACCCGCCCGGGTTCGCCGGACAAGTGGTGGCACTGGCGTTCGGCCTCGCGGCAGCGAGCTTCTTCCCGATCCTGGTGCTCGGGATCTTCTGGAAGAAGTGCACGGCCGCCGGCGCGGCCGCCGGTATGGCGGTCGGTCTCGCGATCACCGCGGCGTACTTCGTCTGGACGCTGCCGTCGGAGTCCGCATGGTTCTTCCTGGGCAAGGACCCGATCCTCGACATCGCACCGGTCGGCTTCGGCTTCATCGGCATGCTGGTGAACTTCGCGGTGACCATCGTGGTCTCGCAGTTCACCACCAAGCCGTCGGCGACGATGCAGGAGCTGGTCGAGGAGATCCGCTACCCCGGTCGCACCGACCTCGTCGCCAAGCACGCCCAGGGCGACGTCTGA
- the nhaA gene encoding Na+/H+ antiporter NhaA, with amino-acid sequence MPLSQHPERAPEELWRQGPTYLASDRRLAKYVARPIREFLHIEAGGSLLLLAATIAALLWVNLPFDGWAEAYENFWHTPLSIEVSGFHLEEDLHHWVNDGLMAIFFFVVGLEIKYEIVHGDLRDPKTAAMPIVAAIGGMAVPAGLYFAIAGSGETASGWGIPMATDIAFAVGVLGVLGRRIPSTARLFLLTLAIVDDIGAIIVIAVFYTSDLSLVWLGIAIALLAVMAALRAVRVWSGVVHAVLAVTIWYAMLESGVHATLAGVAVGLLTPAIALLEPRVAKDYAVTALKDRDLDAEEVHRLRFLLEESVPVAERLQSRLHPVSSYVVLPIFALANAGVVLTGGVLGDAVTSTVALAIATGLVIGKPVGIALACFIAVKVGLGRLPAGTTWPQIFGLGSVAGIGFTVSLFIAELSFDSEMLTADAKVGILLASVVSAVIGVVLLLAVTRGAPDEDDVDGAEPAPVPGSGHGQDAPV; translated from the coding sequence TTGCCCCTCTCCCAGCATCCCGAACGAGCTCCCGAGGAGCTCTGGCGCCAGGGACCGACCTACCTCGCCAGTGACCGGCGTCTGGCCAAGTACGTCGCCAGGCCGATCCGCGAGTTCCTGCACATCGAGGCTGGCGGCTCCCTGCTGCTGCTCGCCGCCACGATCGCGGCTCTGCTCTGGGTGAACCTGCCCTTCGACGGCTGGGCCGAGGCGTACGAGAACTTCTGGCACACGCCGCTGAGCATCGAGGTCAGCGGCTTCCACCTCGAGGAGGACCTGCACCACTGGGTCAACGACGGCCTGATGGCGATCTTCTTCTTCGTCGTCGGACTCGAGATCAAGTACGAGATCGTCCACGGCGACCTGCGCGACCCGAAGACGGCGGCGATGCCGATCGTCGCCGCGATCGGCGGCATGGCGGTGCCGGCCGGCCTCTACTTCGCGATCGCCGGCAGCGGCGAGACCGCGTCGGGCTGGGGCATCCCGATGGCCACCGACATCGCGTTCGCGGTCGGCGTGCTGGGCGTGCTCGGCCGGCGGATCCCGTCCACCGCACGCCTCTTCCTGCTCACCCTGGCGATCGTGGACGACATCGGCGCGATCATCGTGATCGCGGTCTTCTACACCAGCGACCTCTCCCTGGTGTGGCTCGGCATCGCGATCGCCCTGCTGGCCGTGATGGCCGCGCTGCGGGCGGTGCGGGTCTGGTCCGGCGTCGTGCACGCCGTGCTGGCGGTGACCATCTGGTACGCGATGCTCGAGTCCGGGGTGCACGCCACCCTGGCCGGCGTGGCGGTCGGCCTGCTGACCCCGGCGATCGCGCTGCTCGAACCCCGGGTGGCCAAGGACTATGCGGTCACCGCCTTGAAGGACCGCGACCTGGACGCGGAGGAGGTGCACCGGCTGCGCTTCCTGCTGGAGGAGTCCGTGCCGGTCGCCGAGCGGCTCCAGTCGCGGCTGCATCCCGTGTCGTCCTACGTGGTGCTGCCGATCTTCGCCCTCGCCAACGCCGGGGTGGTGCTGACCGGCGGTGTCCTCGGCGACGCGGTCACCTCGACCGTCGCCCTGGCCATCGCGACGGGCCTGGTGATCGGTAAGCCGGTCGGCATCGCGCTGGCCTGCTTCATCGCGGTGAAGGTGGGCCTGGGCCGCCTGCCCGCCGGCACCACCTGGCCGCAGATCTTCGGCCTCGGATCGGTGGCCGGCATCGGGTTCACCGTCTCGCTCTTCATCGCCGAGCTCTCCTTCGACTCCGAGATGCTCACCGCCGACGCGAAGGTCGGCATCCTGCTGGCCTCGGTGGTCTCCGCGGTGATCGGCGTGGTGCTGCTGCTCGCGGTCACCCGCGGTGCGCCCGACGAGGACGACGTCGACGGCGCGGAGCCCGCGCCCGTGCCGGGCTCCGGCCACGGGCAGGACGCGCCGGTCTGA
- a CDS encoding pyridoxamine 5'-phosphate oxidase family protein, with protein MPAWTPDWSALPAPLVDFWSERHLCSLSTLDRDGAPHLVPVGATVDVDQQCAWIITRRGSQKVTNLRRDPRLAVTQVDGGRWSTLVGTGEVLSDEASVARACERYADRYRTPEPNPERVAVRITVTRVLGSRLVLPEA; from the coding sequence ATGCCCGCCTGGACGCCCGATTGGTCCGCACTGCCCGCACCGCTGGTGGACTTCTGGAGCGAGCGGCACCTGTGCAGCCTCTCCACGCTGGACCGGGACGGCGCACCCCACCTGGTGCCCGTCGGCGCGACCGTCGACGTGGACCAGCAGTGCGCCTGGATCATCACCCGGCGCGGATCGCAGAAGGTGACCAACCTGCGCCGCGACCCGCGCCTGGCGGTCACCCAGGTCGACGGCGGTCGTTGGTCCACGCTGGTCGGCACCGGCGAGGTGCTGTCCGACGAGGCATCGGTGGCGCGCGCCTGCGAGCGGTACGCCGACCGGTACCGCACCCCGGAGCCCAACCCCGAGCGGGTGGCCGTCCGGATCACCGTGACCCGGGTGCTGGGCTCCCGGCTGGTCCTCCCCGAGGCCTGA
- a CDS encoding DUF4212 domain-containing protein: MSVLLAIWALVSFGAGIFFADALNNIEIGGFPLGFWFANQGSILVFVALIAIYVWRMDKLDKKYGIDVDDYEGEVHHS; the protein is encoded by the coding sequence ATGAGTGTGCTGCTGGCGATCTGGGCCCTGGTCTCCTTCGGGGCCGGGATCTTCTTCGCCGACGCCCTGAACAACATCGAGATCGGCGGGTTCCCGCTCGGCTTCTGGTTCGCCAACCAGGGTTCGATCCTGGTGTTCGTGGCCCTCATCGCCATCTACGTGTGGCGGATGGACAAGCTCGACAAGAAGTACGGCATCGACGTCGACGACTACGAGGGCGAGGTGCACCACTCGTGA
- a CDS encoding pyridoxal phosphate-dependent decarboxylase family protein, whose product MPRPPLHHVFHPENADHYEATVRTGLQHLLGHLDRVDGPSRGTTPAEAEARVAAVDLDTPLGDLDGVLAEMSHLWLDDAVWFHEPAYAAHLNCPVVVPALLAELFVASVNSSLDTFDQSVGGTYMERRLIEWTAERIGFGASADVLASAEERPDGIFTSGGTQSNLQALLLARGRMQRVPAERLRIFASADGHFSVQKAARMLGLGDIAVVSVPVDADHRMDPAALERSLAASTSLGLAPMAIVATAGTTDFGAIDPLPAIADLARAYDTWLHVDAAYGGGLLVSPTRRGLLDGIDRADSVTVDYHKTFFQPVSSSALIVRDVSLLAPVTWHADYLNPRDAQTPNQVDKSIQTTRRFDALKLWLTLRTMGPDLIGEYVDTVIELAAEVYARAVELPGLEFVAAPSLSTLVFRYVPPGAQGVAAPVLDEQVLAQLNNGVRGALYASGAAMVAATKVEGRQYLKLTLLNPMATAEDILGVLDLVRDHGARIAAELPRVEVAR is encoded by the coding sequence GTGCCCCGACCACCGTTGCACCACGTCTTCCACCCGGAGAACGCGGACCACTACGAAGCCACCGTGCGGACCGGCCTCCAGCACCTGCTCGGTCATCTGGACCGGGTCGATGGGCCCTCGCGCGGCACCACGCCCGCCGAGGCCGAGGCGCGGGTCGCCGCGGTCGACCTGGACACCCCGCTGGGCGACCTGGACGGCGTGCTCGCGGAGATGTCGCACCTCTGGCTCGACGACGCCGTCTGGTTCCACGAGCCGGCCTACGCCGCGCACCTGAACTGCCCGGTCGTCGTACCGGCGCTGCTGGCCGAGCTCTTCGTGGCCTCGGTGAACAGCTCGCTGGACACCTTCGACCAGAGTGTCGGCGGGACCTACATGGAGCGTCGCCTGATCGAGTGGACCGCCGAGCGGATCGGCTTCGGCGCCTCGGCGGACGTGCTGGCCAGTGCCGAGGAGCGGCCGGACGGCATCTTCACCTCCGGCGGCACCCAGTCCAACCTGCAGGCGCTGCTGCTGGCCCGCGGGCGGATGCAGCGGGTGCCCGCGGAGCGGTTGCGCATCTTCGCCTCCGCCGACGGCCACTTCTCGGTGCAGAAGGCGGCCCGGATGCTCGGTCTGGGCGACATCGCCGTGGTGAGCGTGCCGGTCGACGCCGACCACCGGATGGACCCGGCCGCCCTGGAGCGCTCGCTGGCCGCGAGCACCTCGCTGGGTCTGGCGCCGATGGCGATCGTGGCCACCGCCGGCACCACCGACTTCGGCGCCATCGACCCGCTGCCGGCGATCGCGGACCTGGCCCGCGCCTACGACACCTGGCTGCACGTGGACGCCGCCTACGGCGGCGGCCTGCTGGTCTCGCCCACCCGTCGCGGCCTGCTGGACGGCATCGACCGGGCCGACTCGGTCACCGTCGACTACCACAAGACCTTCTTCCAGCCGGTCTCCTCCAGCGCGCTGATCGTGCGGGACGTCTCGCTGCTGGCGCCGGTCACCTGGCACGCGGACTACCTCAACCCGCGCGACGCGCAGACCCCCAACCAGGTGGACAAGTCGATCCAGACCACGCGCCGCTTCGACGCCCTCAAGCTCTGGCTGACGCTGCGCACGATGGGACCCGACCTGATCGGCGAGTACGTCGACACCGTGATCGAGCTCGCCGCCGAGGTGTACGCCCGCGCGGTGGAGCTGCCCGGACTGGAGTTCGTCGCGGCGCCCTCGCTGAGCACCCTGGTGTTCCGCTACGTCCCGCCGGGCGCGCAGGGCGTGGCGGCGCCCGTGCTGGACGAGCAGGTGCTGGCGCAGCTCAACAACGGCGTCCGCGGTGCGCTCTACGCCTCCGGCGCGGCGATGGTGGCGGCCACCAAGGTCGAGGGCCGCCAGTACCTCAAGCTCACCCTGCTCAACCCGATGGCGACCGCCGAGGACATCCTCGGCGTGCTCGACCTGGTCCGCGATCACGGCGCCCGGATCGCCGCCGAGCTGCCCCGGGTGGAGGTGGCCCGATGA
- a CDS encoding lysine N(6)-hydroxylase/L-ornithine N(5)-oxygenase family protein, which translates to MTAPGTGHVHDFVGIGLGPFNLGLAALADPLRESGELDGVFLEARDRFDWHPGMLLADATLQVPFLADLVTMADPTSRWSFLNYLKESGHLYPFYIRESFYPLRREYDDYCRWAAERIGGIRFGQRVTAVEHDGSAYLVRSATGEVVRARRVVLGIGTSPRILDCVRAAGGPAVHSADYLAHKETLQQQESITVVGSGQSAAEIYHDLLSEAPDHGYELTWLTRSPRFFPMEYTKLTLEMTSPEYAAYHRRLPEETRDRLGREQRHLYKGISGDLIDAIFDLHYAQRVNGHGPRTTLLTHTAVTGARWRAGGYDLELHHTETGEDFGLRTGGLVLATGYAATEPSFLAPVEGRIRRDARGRYDVAGNYSVDLERGELFVQNAEEHTHSLIAPDLGMGAYRNSVILAALTGREVYPIEKSIAVQTFGVPDRLRRPQHVEANR; encoded by the coding sequence ATGACCGCCCCCGGCACGGGCCACGTGCACGACTTCGTCGGCATCGGCCTCGGTCCGTTCAACCTCGGGCTGGCCGCGCTGGCCGACCCGCTGCGCGAGTCCGGCGAGCTGGACGGGGTGTTCCTCGAGGCCCGCGACCGCTTCGACTGGCACCCCGGGATGCTGCTCGCCGACGCCACCCTCCAGGTGCCGTTCCTGGCCGACCTGGTGACGATGGCCGACCCCACCTCGCGCTGGTCGTTCCTCAACTACCTCAAGGAGTCCGGCCACCTCTACCCGTTCTACATCCGGGAGAGCTTCTACCCGCTGCGCCGCGAGTACGACGACTACTGCCGCTGGGCGGCGGAGCGGATCGGCGGCATCCGGTTCGGCCAGCGCGTCACCGCCGTGGAGCACGACGGCTCGGCCTACCTGGTGCGCAGCGCCACCGGCGAGGTCGTCCGCGCTCGCCGGGTGGTCCTCGGCATCGGCACCTCCCCCCGGATCCTGGACTGCGTCCGGGCGGCGGGCGGGCCGGCGGTGCACTCCGCGGACTACCTGGCCCACAAGGAGACGCTGCAGCAGCAGGAGTCGATCACCGTGGTGGGCAGCGGCCAGAGCGCCGCCGAGATCTATCACGACCTGCTCAGCGAGGCGCCCGACCACGGCTACGAGCTGACCTGGCTGACCCGGAGCCCCCGGTTCTTCCCGATGGAGTACACCAAGCTCACCCTCGAGATGACCTCTCCGGAGTACGCCGCCTACCACCGCCGGCTGCCCGAGGAGACCCGCGACCGGCTCGGCCGCGAGCAGCGGCACCTCTACAAGGGGATCAGCGGCGACCTGATCGACGCGATCTTCGACCTGCACTACGCGCAGCGGGTCAACGGGCACGGCCCGCGCACCACCCTGCTCACCCACACCGCGGTCACCGGCGCCCGCTGGCGCGCCGGCGGCTACGACCTCGAGCTGCACCACACCGAGACCGGGGAGGACTTCGGGCTGCGCACCGGCGGCCTGGTCCTGGCCACCGGGTACGCCGCCACCGAGCCGTCGTTCCTGGCCCCCGTCGAGGGCCGGATCCGTCGCGACGCCCGCGGCCGCTACGACGTGGCCGGCAACTACTCCGTCGACCTCGAGCGCGGCGAGCTGTTCGTGCAGAACGCCGAGGAGCACACCCACTCGCTGATCGCACCCGACCTCGGGATGGGCGCCTACCGGAACTCGGTGATCCTGGCCGCCCTGACCGGTCGGGAGGTCTACCCGATCGAGAAGTCCATCGCGGTGCAGACGTTCGGGGTGCCCGACCGGCTGCGCCGACCCCAGCACGTGGAGGCGAACCGATGA